The Pseudomonas cavernicola DNA segment GGAAGTATTTGCCGTCGCGCAGACCGTATTGCGGATCGAGATCATCCGGACGGCAGGAATCGGCGCCGGCACGCTCGACCATGGACTGCACCGCCGTGGATTCCCAAGGCGTAGAGACCAAAGCCTCTTTGGCTTCGGCAGGGGTCGGCGAGGCTTTGATCAGCGCGATCACCGGATCGATGTTGGACAGCGCGACCGCCTGCCCTTCAAGGATGTGCCCACGCTCACGGGCCTTGCGCAACAGATAAACGGTACGACGGGTTACCACTTCACGGCGGTGAAGGATAAAGGCTTCGAGCAGATCCTTGAGGTTGAGGATCTTCGGCTGGCCGTCGATCAGGGCCACCACGTTGATGCCGAACACGCTCTGCAGCTGGGTTTGGGCATAGAGGTTGTTGAGGATCACCTCCGGCACTTCGCCGCGACGCAGCTCGATCACTACGCGCATACCGTCCTTGTCGGACTCGTCACGCAGCTCGGTGATGCCCTCGAGCTTCTTCTCTTTCACCAGCTCGGCGATCTTCTCGATCAGCCGCGCCTTGTTCAGTTGATACGGCAGCTCGGTGATGACGATCTGCTGGCGCCCACCGACCTTGTCGATGTCTTCGATCTCGGCACGGGCACGGATCTGAATCCGCCCACGACCGGTCCGATACGCCTCGATGATACCGGCGCGACCATTGATGATGGCGCCAGTCGGGAAGTCTGGGCCCGGGATGTACTGCATCAGATCGTCGATCGTCAGCTCCGGGTTGTCGATCAGCGCCAGGCAACCGTCGATGACTTCGCCGAGGTTGTGCGGTGGAATATTGGTCGCCATGCCCACGGCGATACCGCTGGAACCGTTGACCAGCAGGTTGGGAATCTTGGTCGGCATGACCGCCGGGATAATCTCGGTGCCGTCATAGTTAGGCACCCAGTCGACAGTTTCTTTGTCCAGATCCGCCAGCAGCTCATGGGCCAGCTTGGTCATGCGCACTTCGGTGTATCGCATGGCGGCGGCGTTATCGCCGTCCACCGAACCGAAGTTACCCTGACCATCGACCAGCAGATAACGCAGCGAGAACGGCTGCGCCATACGTACGATGGTGTCGTACACCGCCGTATCACCGTGTGGGTGATACTTACCGATCACGTCACCGACCACACGGGCGGATTTCTTGTACGCCTTATTCCAGTCGTTACCCAGCTCGCTCATCGCGAACAGCACTCGACGATGCACGGGCTTGAGACCATCGCGCGCATCCGGCAAGGCACGTCCGACGATTACGCTCATCGCGTAGTCGAGGTAGGACTGCTTCAGTTCGTCTTCGATATTGACCGGTAGAATTTCTTTGGCCAGTTCGCCCATGAGAAGCCTGGTTCCTTTTTCTGGTGAAACTCCGCCACATCCATCCTGAACGGGGCGAAGCTCGCCGTTGCGGGCTTAGGCCCGGCAACGACTCACGACAAATCAACGAGTTATGACATGGATCTGCGCAGCGAAGGCAACCCTTGTCGACCCCCTTGAAAACTGACGGAGAGTACCACAATCAGCGCCCTGCACCTATCCCCAGCCAGCAGACAAACGGGCTGCCGCGCCATATAGATGCCATTATCAATGCAGGCGTTTGCGACACATCAATTGCGCCATTTTGGCCGTATCCGGACGCTCGACGATGCCCTTTTCGGTAACGATGAAATCAATCAGATCGGCCGGCGTGACATCGAACACCGGATTGACCGCATCCACATCCGCCGCCATTCTCCGCCCCGCCAACTCCAACAGCTCACGACCGTCGCGCTCTTCGATCGGGATGTCGTCGCCACTTTCCAGAGTCATATCAATAGTTGAGCTCGGCGCCACCACCATGAAACGCACACCATGGTGCATGGCGTTGACTGCCAACTGGTAAGTGCCGATCTTATTGGCCACATCGCCATTAGCCGTAATACGATCGGCACCAACGATCACCCAGGTGATGCCCTTGGTTTTCATCAGATGCGCCGCCGCCGAGTCGGCATTCAGGCTGACCGGAATACCCTCATTTGCCAGCTCCCAGGCCGTCAGCCGCGAACCTTGCAGCCAGGGCCGGGTTTCATCGGCGTAGACCCGCTCGACCAACCCATCCAGATAAGCCGCCCGAATCACCCCCAACGCCGTACCGAAACCGCCAGTCGCCAGTGCACCGGTATTGCAGTGGGTCAGTACGGTCTGCAGGTTGCCTTGGTGTTTGCGAATCAGTTCGACGCCGAGCTGCGCCATGGTCAGGTTGGCTTCGCGATCGCTCAGATGGATAGCCACCGCCTCTGCCTCCAGCGCCACGAGCGGGTTCTCCGCCTCTTTCAGACGCGCCAAGCGCTCACGCATACGGTTTAGCGCCCAGAACAAGTTAACCGCCGTCGGCCGCGAGTCGGCCAGCACACGGAAATCCTCCTCCAGCGCAGCCTTCCAGTCGCCGCCTGCGGCCAATCGCTCCTGCGCACCCAACACCAGTCCATAGGCTGCCGTGATGCCAATGGCCGGTGCGCCGCGCACCACCATCGTTCGAATCGCCTCGGCCACCGCGACCGCGGAGTCATAGCGCAACCAGGTTTCCTCGAACGGCAGCAGCCGCTGATCGAGCAGATACAGCGCGCCATCCCGCCAATCGATGGCTTTAACCTTCTCCGCCGCCAACAATTGCTCGCGCATGACCAACCTCGCACTCAGAAACGAAAAGCCGCGGATTATAGCGAGCCCCCTGCCAAGGCGCTCGGGTATACTTCGGCGACCTCAGGATACGCCCTTGGAAGCCGATCATGCCCGACCACGTTGCCCCGCTCGACTTGCTGCTCCTGCCAACCTGGCTGGTGCCTGTCGAGCCCGCCGGCGTGGTGTTGCAAGAGCATGGCCTGGGTATCCGTGATGGCCGTATCGCCCTGATCGCGCCCCGCGCCGAAGCACTCCTAAAGCCCGCTCGCGAAGTGCGCGAACTGCCAGGCATGCTGCTTACCCCGGGCCTGATCAACGCCCACGGCCACGCCGCGATGACGCTTTTCCGCGGCCTGGCCGATGATCTGCCGCTGATGAACTGGCTGGAACAGCACATCTGGCCGGCGGAAGCCAAATGGGTCGATGAGGCGTTCATCCGCGACGGCACCGAGCTGGCCATCGCCGAACAACTGAAAGGCGGCATCACCTGCTTCTCCGACATGTACTTCTTCCCGGAAGTGGCCAGCGAACTGGTGCACAAGAGCGGCATCCGTGCGCAGATCACCATTCCGGTACTGGATTTCCCGATTCCTGGCGCCCGCGATGCCGACGAGGCACTGCGCAAGGGTCTGGCATTGTTCGACGATCTTAGAGTGCACCCGCGGATCAAGGTCGCCTTCGGCCCCCACGCCCCTTACACGGTGAGCGACGACAAGCTGGAAAACATCCGCATGCTGGCCGAGGAGCTGGACGCCGGCATTCATATGCACGTGCACGAGACCGCTTTCGAGGTGCAACAGAGCTTGGAACAGCGCGGCGAACGCCCGCTCGCCCGCCTCGCGCGCCTGGGCCTGCTCGGCCCACGCTTTCAGGCCGTGCATATGACCCAAGTCAGCGATGACGACCTGCTGTTGCTGGTCGAAAGCAATAGCAACGTCATCCATTGCCCGGAGTCCAACCTCAAGCTGGCCAGCGGCTTCTGCCCAGTGGAGCGCTTGTGGCAAGCCGGGGTGAATGTGGCGATCGGCACCGACGGCGCCGCCAGCAATAATGATCTGGATCTGCTCGGTGAAACCCGCACCGCCGCGCTGCTAGCCAAGGCCGTTGCCGGTTCGGCCCTGGCCCTGGGTGTGCACCGCGCGTTGCGCCTGGCCACGCTGAACGGCGCCCGCGCCCTCGGCCTGGACGACCAAATCGGCTCACTGGAAGTCGGCAAATCCGCCGATGTGGTGGCC contains these protein-coding regions:
- the gyrA gene encoding DNA gyrase subunit A; this translates as MGELAKEILPVNIEDELKQSYLDYAMSVIVGRALPDARDGLKPVHRRVLFAMSELGNDWNKAYKKSARVVGDVIGKYHPHGDTAVYDTIVRMAQPFSLRYLLVDGQGNFGSVDGDNAAAMRYTEVRMTKLAHELLADLDKETVDWVPNYDGTEIIPAVMPTKIPNLLVNGSSGIAVGMATNIPPHNLGEVIDGCLALIDNPELTIDDLMQYIPGPDFPTGAIINGRAGIIEAYRTGRGRIQIRARAEIEDIDKVGGRQQIVITELPYQLNKARLIEKIAELVKEKKLEGITELRDESDKDGMRVVIELRRGEVPEVILNNLYAQTQLQSVFGINVVALIDGQPKILNLKDLLEAFILHRREVVTRRTVYLLRKARERGHILEGQAVALSNIDPVIALIKASPTPAEAKEALVSTPWESTAVQSMVERAGADSCRPDDLDPQYGLRDGKYFLSPEQAQAILELRLHRLTGLEHEKLLAEYQEILTQIGELIRILTSATRLMEVIREELEGVKAEFGDARRTEILDARLDLTLGDLITEEDRVVTISHGGYAKSQPLTAYQAQRRGGKGKSATGVKDEDYIEHLLVANSHTTLLLFSSKGKVYWLKTYEIPEASRAARGRPLVNLLPLSEGESITTMLPVEEYTEGHFIFMATAGGTVKKTPLEQFSRQRSVGLIALELDEDDILISAAITDGSREVMLFSDGGKVTRFKETDVRAMGRTARGVRGMRLPEGQKLISMLIPEEGSQILTASARGYGKRTAIAEFPEYKRGGQGVIAMVSNERNGKLVGAVQVLDGEEIMLISDQGTLVRTRVDEVSSLSRNTQGVTLIKLASDETLVGLERVQEPSALDEEAGEGEELEGEASDEAELGGEEAVDVIAEAAEGAVDDVPQDAEE
- the mtnA gene encoding S-methyl-5-thioribose-1-phosphate isomerase, with product MREQLLAAEKVKAIDWRDGALYLLDQRLLPFEETWLRYDSAVAVAEAIRTMVVRGAPAIGITAAYGLVLGAQERLAAGGDWKAALEEDFRVLADSRPTAVNLFWALNRMRERLARLKEAENPLVALEAEAVAIHLSDREANLTMAQLGVELIRKHQGNLQTVLTHCNTGALATGGFGTALGVIRAAYLDGLVERVYADETRPWLQGSRLTAWELANEGIPVSLNADSAAAHLMKTKGITWVIVGADRITANGDVANKIGTYQLAVNAMHHGVRFMVVAPSSTIDMTLESGDDIPIEERDGRELLELAGRRMAADVDAVNPVFDVTPADLIDFIVTEKGIVERPDTAKMAQLMCRKRLH
- a CDS encoding TRZ/ATZ family hydrolase — its product is MPDHVAPLDLLLLPTWLVPVEPAGVVLQEHGLGIRDGRIALIAPRAEALLKPAREVRELPGMLLTPGLINAHGHAAMTLFRGLADDLPLMNWLEQHIWPAEAKWVDEAFIRDGTELAIAEQLKGGITCFSDMYFFPEVASELVHKSGIRAQITIPVLDFPIPGARDADEALRKGLALFDDLRVHPRIKVAFGPHAPYTVSDDKLENIRMLAEELDAGIHMHVHETAFEVQQSLEQRGERPLARLARLGLLGPRFQAVHMTQVSDDDLLLLVESNSNVIHCPESNLKLASGFCPVERLWQAGVNVAIGTDGAASNNDLDLLGETRTAALLAKAVAGSALALGVHRALRLATLNGARALGLDDQIGSLEVGKSADVVAFDLSGLAQQPIYDPVSQLIYASNRDCVRHVWVGGKQLLDDRRLTRLDEERLIARAQGWGKKIAGSRL